DNA from Lentibacillus amyloliquefaciens:
AGCACGCATTTAAGAAAATGCATGTAAGGCATCGATCGGAAATCGTCAGCCTGAAGCTGAATGAGAACGAGGATGTCAGCCCGCTGGAAAAAACAGCGAAATTCCTCTCCCCAAAGGAATTTTATGAGGCAATGCAGGATGAGGAAACGGTCATTCTGGATGCCCGGAATGATTATGAATACGATCTCGGACACTTTCGCGGAGCAATCCGGCCGGACATTGAGGCATTCCGGGAACTGCCTGACTGGATCCGAGAAAATAAAGACCAGCTGAAAGATAAAAAAGTGCTGACCTATTGCACCGGCGGCATTCGCTGTGAAAAATTCTCCGGCTGGCTGATGGATGAAGGCATTGAAGATGTTAATCAGCTTGACGGTGGCATCGTCACTTACGGAAAGGATTCGGAAGTACAGGGTGAACTCTGGGACGGAAAATGTTATGTCTTTGATGAAAGAATTTCTGTTCCAGTTAACCAAAAAGAGCATGTTGTCGTCGGAAAAGATTATTTTGACGGACAGCCATGCGAACGCTACGTCAACTGTGCAAACCCGTCATGCAACAAACAAATCATCTCCTCAGAAGAAAATGAGCATAAATATATGCGCGGCTGCACCCATGAATGCCGGGTGAGCCGGGACAACTTATATGTCCGGGAACACAACTTATCCCATGAAGAAATTGATCACAAACTTGCGATCATTGAGGAAGAAAACCGGGCAAAACAAGAAGCTTAATAATAAGAGAAAAAGAATCGGCCAGCACATCTGCCGGTTCTTTTTTGATTTAAAATGAATCTCTCCTGTTTTGACAAATGAACTTCAGTACCATAGATCTCTGCTTCATGCCTCTAATCACAGCATGAAATACTTTTGATTTAATTTTTTGACAATAATTGGGTCGCGTTGTTATTCTTTACAAAAAAGGGGGCGATTTCAATCAGTATCTATGATTTCTCCGCAAAGACGATAGATGGAGAAGAAAAATCGCTGAATGACTATGAGGGAGAAGTTGTGTTAATTGTCAACACCGCCAGTGAATGCGGGTTCACACCACAATTTGACGGCCTGGAAAAGCTTTATGATACATATAAAGATGAGGGACTGACAGTACTTGGATTCCCGTGTAACCAGTTCAACAGTCAAGATCCAGGTTCAGACGGCGAAATAGCCATTTTTTGTCGAAGAAATTATGGTGTCACATTTCCTATGTTCAGCAAGATTGATGTTAGGGGTGAAAATGCACACCCTTTGTTTGTGTATTTAACCGAACAAGCGAAAGGTGTTGTCACCAGACAGATAAAATGGAACTTCACCAAATTTCTGATTGATCGAAATGGAAACGTCATCAACCGCTACGCACCACAGACAAAACCGGAAAACATTGAAAAGGATATTGAAAAAGCGTTGCAAAGCTGAAATGCTGTCCCACCGTTTGGCTGGGACAGCATTTTTTGTCGTGAACATGTTTGGGCTTTCCGGAACATGAAAAAAATCGGGCGGCTGCAAACAGAGCCCTATTTTTCATGCTTTAATAAGCTCGTGCCCAATAAACCATTTCTTTGGCTTCTCTCCCACAGCAAACACAGGAATCAGAAACCGTTTCCTGTTCAAATGGAATGCAACGGGATGTAGCGGACGTCTCGTCTTTAATTTTTTCCTCACATTCCACATCGCCGCACCACATCGCCTTGATAAAGCCTGGATTCTCTGCCAGGGCCTTTTTGAACGCATCCATATCGACAGCCGTTGTGGTTGCTTCTTCACGATGTTCCAGTGCTTGATTATATAAGTTCTGCTGCACTTCTTCCAAAAGAGCCGGCAGCCGCTCTTCCAGTTCGGCTAATGGAACAAATTCCTTTTCCCCGGTATCGCGGCGGACAAGCACCACTTGATCATTTTCAATGTCTTTCGGACCCATCTCAATCCGGACAGGAATTCCTTTCATTTCATATTCGTTGAATTTCCAGCCAGGCTTCTTATCGCTGCCATCAATATCAACACGGACCAGGTTCCGCAGACGGTCACGCAGATCATATGCCTTGTCCAGCACACCCTCTTTATGCTGAGCGACCGGAACAATCATTGCCTGCGTCGGCGCGATCCGGGGCGGGATGACCAGGCCGCGGTTATCACCATGCACCATTATGAGTGCGCCCATAATACGCGTGGACATGCCCCATGATGTCTGATGGATCGGTTTTTGCTCACCATGTTCATCCAGATAATTAATATCAAAAGCTTCAGCAAAACCTGTGCCAAAATAATGCGACGTTCCGGATTGCAGTGCTTTACCGTCGTGCATCAGGCTTTCAATGGTTAAGGTGTAATTGGCTCCGGCAAACTTCTCACTCTCGGTCTTTTTCCCGTGCAAAACAGGTATTGCCAAATAATCCTCGGCAACATCCGCGTAAATCTGAAGCATGCGTGCTGTTTCCTCTTCTGCATCCTCACGAGTAGCATGCGCTGTGTGTCCTTCCTGCCACAAAAATTCAAGCGAGCGCAAAAATGGCCGTGTTGTTTTTTCCCAGCGGACAACATTGCTCCACTGATTATACAATTTCGGCAGGTCGCGATAGGAATGGATATTTTTAGAATAGTATTCACCGAACAGCACTTCTGATGTCGGACGGACGCAGATCCGCTCCGCCAGTTCTTCCTCACCGCCATGAGTCACCCAGGCAACTTCCGGGGCGAATCCCTCAATGTGGTCTTTTTCTTTCTGCAGCATGCTTTCCGGAATAAACAGCGGAAAATACACATTCGAATGACCGGTTTCTTTAAATTTCTTGTCCAACTCATCACGAATGTTTTCCCAAATAGCAAAACCGTATGGCTTAATAATCATTGTTCCGCGCACCATTCCGTAATCAACCAATTCCGCCTGTTTAACAACGTCCGTATACCACTGAGCGAAATCGTCCTCCATCGCGGTAATCTTCTCAACAAATTGCTTATTGTTTTTAGCCAAATAAGACACTCCTTAAATAAAATATAGAAGAATTTTCCTTATTAAAAAATCCTCCGTCCTGAAAAAGGGACCGAGGTCTGTGGTGGTACCACCCTTGTTTGCAACCAATCACGGACTGCACACACTTGGTATCTTAACGGTTTAAAACCGCGCACATCTTTCGGCAAAAACCTTCCGATGGCGAACTCAGAGGCAGGTTCTTAGTCTGTATCTTTGGAAATTTCCACCAGCCATTTCCTCTCTGTCTAAAGACCTCTCAAACTATACTAATCCTCATCAGCGTTTCATCTATTATATTTTTTAATATATATGGATGTGCCGTTAAAGTCAAGTCGCACCTGTAAAGAGCAGCTAATTCGATGCTGTACGGCAAATAAATAATCTGATTGAAAACATCGGCCGGAGAAGCCAAGGCCAATTTGGCCTGGCTTCTCCTTAGCATCTATATGACTTTTGCACCCAGTGTATCTTTAAAATGGCCAAGCGCCCAGTCATGCCCGGCTGCATTAAAACTGGCGACCGCATCCTGATGCACAACAATATCAAACCCTTTGTTATACGCATCAACAGCCGTATGCAGTACACAAATATCGGTGCAGACGCCAACGAGATGGATTTCGTCAATTCCGCGTTCACGCAATTTGATTTCCAAATCCGTCCCGGCAAAAGCACTGTAGCGCGTTTTATCAAAATAATAGACATTGTTCTTATCCTTGTTTTTCGCATAGACTGATGCTAACGAACCATACAGTTCCTGACCTTCTGTTCCAATAATATTATGCGGCGGAAAAAGTTCTGTTTCCGGATGTAACGTGTCCCCTTCTTCATGTGCATCAATTGCGAATACGATAAAGTCACCTGCAGCGATAAAACCCTTCGTAATGGATTCGATGTTTTCCTCGATAGCCTGTCCCGGTTTACCACATGTCAGCTTCCCTTCATCCGCTACAAAGTCAACCGTATAATCCACATTAATCAAAGCCCGCTTCCCCATTAATCCCACTCCTTTATTAATTTTCGAGGGGTCATTTTATGTTGCAGCTCTTTTTGCACACTTTAAGTATGCTCTCTACTTGCTTGCCTGAAGCTCTTCAACTTTTATCCTATGTGCTTCACCCTGCATACGCTCTGCTGCGTGATACGTTGGTCCAACCATTTCGGTGTAGGTAAATCCATATTCAATCGCCGTTGTGACAAAACTTTTAGCTAAGCGAACTGCTTCAGGCATCGAATAACCTTTTGTCATATAGGCGGTGATTGCGGCCGAGTATGTGCAGCCCGCTCCACTCGTATTTTCCGTATCAATCCGTGGTGCTTCGAAGGCTGTCAGCGTCTCGCCGTCATAAAGCACATCGACTGCCTCGCCCTTCAGTCTGCCGCCTTTTACCAGAACATATTGCGGCCCAAGGTCATACAAATCGACAGCGGCCTGCTTCATATCTTCTACCGTCTTCACTTCGCGTCCAACCAACAGATACGATGCTTCAGGCACATTCGGAGTAATAACATCAGCCAGCGGCACTAGCTTTTCCTTTAATACATCGATGGCATCATCTGCGAGCAGCTTCGAATCAAGCTTGCCCACCATCACCGGATCGACCACTTTGACTTTTACGCTTGAAGAGGCAATCAAATCTGCCGCTTTTTCAATGATTTCTTTGGAAAAAAGCATACCTGTTTTAAGCGCATCAGTTCCGACCTGTTTCATCGCTGTGGCAAACTGCGCCTCGATTGCCTCAATTGTTTGCAGATGCACATTTTTATCTGTGTCAGGGTG
Protein-coding regions in this window:
- a CDS encoding rhodanese-related sulfurtransferase, encoding MENKQEYQVLLYYKFVPIDDPVEFVDEHLAFCQNLGLKGRILIAHEGLNGTVSGTVEQTNKYMEAMHQDPRFADMTFKIDQHNEHAFKKMHVRHRSEIVSLKLNENEDVSPLEKTAKFLSPKEFYEAMQDEETVILDARNDYEYDLGHFRGAIRPDIEAFRELPDWIRENKDQLKDKKVLTYCTGGIRCEKFSGWLMDEGIEDVNQLDGGIVTYGKDSEVQGELWDGKCYVFDERISVPVNQKEHVVVGKDYFDGQPCERYVNCANPSCNKQIISSEENEHKYMRGCTHECRVSRDNLYVREHNLSHEEIDHKLAIIEEENRAKQEA
- a CDS encoding glutathione peroxidase; translated protein: MSIYDFSAKTIDGEEKSLNDYEGEVVLIVNTASECGFTPQFDGLEKLYDTYKDEGLTVLGFPCNQFNSQDPGSDGEIAIFCRRNYGVTFPMFSKIDVRGENAHPLFVYLTEQAKGVVTRQIKWNFTKFLIDRNGNVINRYAPQTKPENIEKDIEKALQS
- the proS gene encoding proline--tRNA ligase, which translates into the protein MAKNNKQFVEKITAMEDDFAQWYTDVVKQAELVDYGMVRGTMIIKPYGFAIWENIRDELDKKFKETGHSNVYFPLFIPESMLQKEKDHIEGFAPEVAWVTHGGEEELAERICVRPTSEVLFGEYYSKNIHSYRDLPKLYNQWSNVVRWEKTTRPFLRSLEFLWQEGHTAHATREDAEEETARMLQIYADVAEDYLAIPVLHGKKTESEKFAGANYTLTIESLMHDGKALQSGTSHYFGTGFAEAFDINYLDEHGEQKPIHQTSWGMSTRIMGALIMVHGDNRGLVIPPRIAPTQAMIVPVAQHKEGVLDKAYDLRDRLRNLVRVDIDGSDKKPGWKFNEYEMKGIPVRIEMGPKDIENDQVVLVRRDTGEKEFVPLAELEERLPALLEEVQQNLYNQALEHREEATTTAVDMDAFKKALAENPGFIKAMWCGDVECEEKIKDETSATSRCIPFEQETVSDSCVCCGREAKEMVYWARAY
- a CDS encoding cysteine hydrolase family protein — protein: MGKRALINVDYTVDFVADEGKLTCGKPGQAIEENIESITKGFIAAGDFIVFAIDAHEEGDTLHPETELFPPHNIIGTEGQELYGSLASVYAKNKDKNNVYYFDKTRYSAFAGTDLEIKLRERGIDEIHLVGVCTDICVLHTAVDAYNKGFDIVVHQDAVASFNAAGHDWALGHFKDTLGAKVI
- the thiD gene encoding bifunctional hydroxymethylpyrimidine kinase/phosphomethylpyrimidine kinase translates to MHNEFANTCYHNRRVCSRGSAGIQADLKTFQELDVYGMSVVTAIVARHPDTDKNVHLQTIEAIEAQFATAMKQVGTDALKTGMLFSKEIIEKAADLIASSSVKVKVVDPVMVGKLDSKLLADDAIDVLKEKLVPLADVITPNVPEASYLLVGREVKTVEDMKQAAVDLYDLGPQYVLVKGGRLKGEAVDVLYDGETLTAFEAPRIDTENTSGAGCTYSAAITAYMTKGYSMPEAVRLAKSFVTTAIEYGFTYTEMVGPTYHAAERMQGEAHRIKVEELQASK